In a single window of the Caproicibacterium sp. BJN0003 genome:
- a CDS encoding BOW99_gp33 family protein: MYMQLGGKTVHITNRMKDGTIRESMDGYVVPVNETTLPAYHLIAQACIEKMEEEAKKKEK; this comes from the coding sequence ATGTATATGCAACTCGGGGGAAAAACCGTACATATTACTAATCGCATGAAAGACGGAACCATCAGAGAATCGATGGACGGATATGTAGTACCTGTTAATGAGACAACGCTTCCCGCCTATCATCTCATCGCCCAAGCGTGTATAGAAAAGATGGAAGAAGAAGCTAAGAAAAAGGAAAAGTAA
- a CDS encoding helix-turn-helix domain-containing protein codes for MTIGSRIKEIRVSLAMSQKEFGSRIAVAQTYLSQIENGEREATDKIIILIAQVFGANENWIRTGKGKAFPDPDPAEEVADFLGKALKDENSFKARFISALSRLNESDWEVIKKFAEDLQKKDDA; via the coding sequence ATGACTATTGGAAGTCGAATTAAAGAAATAAGAGTATCTCTTGCAATGAGTCAAAAAGAATTCGGATCAAGAATTGCGGTTGCTCAAACATACTTGTCTCAAATTGAAAATGGAGAGAGAGAGGCAACTGACAAAATCATCATATTAATTGCTCAAGTGTTTGGTGCAAATGAAAATTGGATCAGGACTGGAAAAGGAAAAGCCTTTCCAGACCCTGATCCAGCTGAGGAAGTAGCTGATTTTTTAGGTAAAGCATTAAAGGATGAAAATAGTTTTAAAGCACGATTTATTTCAGCTTTATCCCGTCTCAATGAGTCAGACTGGGAAGTTATAAAAAAATTTGCAGAAGACTTACAAAAAAAAGACGATGCATAA
- a CDS encoding FxLYD domain-containing protein, with protein sequence MKCPKCNADLGDQDFAFCPKCGEKLPGKSEQENQSEQGSDTTSQTDSKTFEKYQDPSDKVAKPKKKYVWIVVLVLVILLLFILIRACSGGGKSNNNSGASSAYSKDISTSSAEKVDLQSLSTSQQCFYFAPKNAYSKEDKIYGSYAFEVTNTFDVPIMVSSYTVDFVDASGTILGHDDNANLIPHILQPGEKGYCGSFARAITSDPANVSQMKVTLNVERTNKKVEMFDFENVNMLYSQNDVKATGTVINNTSSDSNNMTSIVVVCFDKDDHLIGAQFAAVNSKIEKGKSATFEANFSNTNLTKDKVAKVMAFGYASQLIR encoded by the coding sequence ATGAAATGCCCAAAATGTAATGCTGACTTAGGAGATCAAGATTTTGCTTTTTGTCCTAAGTGTGGGGAGAAGCTCCCCGGCAAAAGTGAGCAAGAGAATCAATCCGAGCAAGGGTCTGACACTACTAGCCAGACAGATTCTAAAACTTTTGAAAAGTACCAAGATCCATCAGATAAAGTTGCTAAGCCTAAAAAGAAATACGTATGGATAGTTGTATTGGTTCTTGTTATTCTCCTTTTATTTATTTTAATTAGAGCTTGTTCGGGTGGTGGAAAGTCAAATAATAACTCTGGGGCTTCATCTGCATATTCCAAAGACATTAGTACGTCTTCTGCGGAAAAAGTGGATTTGCAGAGCCTTTCAACTTCACAACAATGCTTTTATTTTGCCCCTAAAAATGCCTATTCAAAGGAAGATAAAATCTACGGAAGTTATGCTTTTGAAGTGACAAACACTTTTGATGTTCCAATTATGGTTTCTAGTTATACAGTGGATTTTGTTGATGCTTCTGGAACAATTTTAGGTCACGATGACAACGCTAATTTAATTCCGCATATTTTACAACCGGGAGAAAAGGGGTATTGTGGGAGTTTTGCTAGAGCAATTACTTCTGATCCTGCAAATGTTTCTCAGATGAAAGTGACACTAAATGTTGAAAGAACTAATAAAAAGGTCGAGATGTTTGACTTTGAAAACGTTAATATGCTATATTCACAAAATGATGTCAAAGCAACAGGGACTGTGATAAATAATACTTCTTCGGATTCAAATAATATGACATCAATCGTAGTTGTATGTTTTGATAAGGACGATCATTTAATTGGGGCACAATTTGCTGCAGTTAACAGCAAAATTGAAAAAGGAAAAAGCGCAACATTTGAAGCGAATTTTTCTAATACTAATTTGACAAAAGATAAAGTAGCAAAGGTTATGGCTTTCGGATATGCTAGTCAGTTGATAAGATAA
- a CDS encoding recombinase family protein, with translation MSTENQLENYSIPEQKERLEAYCKAKGWRIYKIYPDAGFSGGNTDRPALQQMLKDIRLRRLDMVAVYKLDRLSRSQKDTLTLIEDEFIANGVEFVSMSENFDTSTAFGRAMIGILSVFAQLEKDQITERFTMGRIGRSKAGYFHGGGNAPRGYDYIDGKLVVNEFTAKQVQEVYQKFLAGESVNSIYKYMHKKYGGWNSSRAVLNTLKNSVYIGKVKFKGKSYDGVQDHIVSDAEYHQVQKLLSSSAREEAKTSAQKTPFRAGYLLSSLVYCARCGARYSANHGYYKCYSRSKSSQKFITDPNCKNTNYKIEELDEAVIAQINRLQYDKDYFNEVVGKPRSTKDETKALSDRLAELDRQISRMLDLYQVGTIPIDQISSRLQELQSKRDTVKEKLISAQQGADNGRKEDFIKALKSADDILASNSLEKKRLLLSTMIESIWIDGESVEISWRI, from the coding sequence GTGTCAACGGAAAACCAATTAGAGAATTATTCCATACCTGAGCAAAAAGAGCGGTTAGAAGCCTATTGCAAAGCGAAAGGATGGAGAATATATAAGATCTATCCGGATGCCGGATTTTCAGGTGGAAATACTGACCGTCCGGCGCTACAACAGATGCTAAAAGATATACGCTTACGCCGGCTTGATATGGTAGCAGTCTATAAACTTGACCGTCTGTCCCGTTCTCAGAAAGATACACTGACTTTGATAGAGGATGAGTTTATCGCGAACGGTGTGGAATTTGTCAGCATGTCAGAAAATTTTGACACGTCAACCGCGTTTGGGCGTGCCATGATTGGAATCCTGTCTGTCTTTGCACAGTTGGAAAAAGACCAGATTACGGAGCGCTTTACGATGGGCCGCATCGGGCGCAGTAAAGCCGGATATTTCCATGGAGGGGGAAATGCTCCGCGGGGATATGATTACATCGACGGAAAATTGGTTGTAAACGAGTTTACGGCAAAGCAAGTGCAAGAGGTTTATCAAAAATTTTTGGCTGGCGAATCCGTCAACTCGATTTATAAGTATATGCACAAAAAATACGGTGGTTGGAATTCATCACGAGCCGTGCTTAACACTTTAAAAAACAGTGTGTACATTGGAAAAGTGAAATTCAAGGGAAAGTCTTATGATGGAGTACAGGATCACATCGTATCAGACGCCGAGTATCATCAAGTACAAAAACTGCTTAGTTCATCAGCGCGGGAAGAAGCCAAAACCAGCGCCCAGAAAACACCTTTTCGAGCGGGGTATCTTTTATCCAGTCTCGTCTATTGTGCTCGCTGCGGGGCGAGATACAGCGCTAATCATGGGTATTATAAATGCTATTCCCGTTCTAAGAGCAGTCAGAAATTTATAACTGATCCGAATTGTAAAAATACCAATTACAAAATTGAGGAATTAGATGAGGCCGTAATTGCGCAAATAAATCGTTTGCAGTATGATAAAGATTATTTCAATGAAGTGGTTGGAAAGCCTAGGAGTACGAAAGATGAGACCAAAGCGTTATCAGATAGACTTGCGGAATTGGATCGGCAGATATCCAGGATGCTTGATCTGTACCAGGTAGGAACAATTCCGATAGACCAAATCTCTTCTAGGCTGCAGGAGCTGCAGAGTAAACGGGATACCGTAAAAGAGAAACTGATATCTGCACAACAAGGGGCAGACAACGGACGAAAAGAAGATTTTATAAAGGCCTTAAAATCTGCAGATGATATCCTTGCTTCTAATTCGCTGGAGAAAAAAAGATTACTCTTATCTACCATGATAGAGTCTATTTGGATTGATGGAGAGTCCGTAGAAATTAGCTGGAGAATCTAG
- a CDS encoding phosphoribosylformylglycinamidine synthase translates to MSKVIRVFVEKKPGFDVAAQQMRKDLVENLGLKNLEELRLINRYDVEGLSREDFVRARDQIFSEPNVDNVYEEIYPVPEGFEIFAMEYLPGQYDQRADSAAQCVQLLTQGERPQVVTARVVAVKGKLSQEDLDKIKSYMVNPVESRLASLEKPEDLNLRAEVPANVARVTGFTIWDEEKLKEYYDSMGFAMSWEDLCFVRDYFKKDEKRDPSVTELRVIDTYWSDHCRHTTFSTRLKKIDVQKSAVSKSIEEAVKLYFDTRKEVYGDRDKTVSLMDMACIGAKALKKRGLIPDLDESEEINACSIEVPVTIDGKTEQWLVQFKNETHNHPTEIEPFGGAATCLGGAIRDPLSGRAYVYQAMRVTGSGDPRTPFEKTLHGKLPTRKITTGAAQGYSSYGNQIGLATGQVQELYDPGYVAKRMEIGAVIGASPKKNVVREEPQAGDVIVLLGGSTGRDGIGGATGSSKAHTEESVEECGAEVQKGNPPTERKLQRMFRRPEVSTLIKRCNDFGAGGVSVAIGELAPGLKIDLDKVPKKYEGLDGTELAISESQERMAVVLAPENVDAFIKAAGEENLNAKIVAVVTEEPRLQMLWRGDEIVNITRAFLDTNGVTQETDVEICAPKGGDDLSKVKANAYREIVPQELCGKPLSEAFEENLCRLNVCSQKGLSERFDSSIGAATVLMPFAGKFQLTPEEAMAAKLPVEGETDDATAMGYGYIPGISEFSPFHGAQWAVVESLSKLCAIGADPLKARLTFQEYFGRMTEDAKRWGKPTAALLGALTAQLKLGLPSIGGKDSMSGTFEDLDVPPTLVSFAVAMTKASKTISAALQGAGHKLVLISLPQDSETGLLPNFSGIQKVYQTVHQMMEKGEVVSASVVKEGGAAASVAKAAFGNKIGVRFAKEAENETLLFRPHSGDLILELKENISLPQGAVLLGETTEESVIELQGQKMEIDSLISHWMGTLEKIFPSHANEQPVQFTVPLFTQRNQKAPAIKTAKPRIFIPVFPGTNCEYDSAKAFRRAGGDPRVLVVKNLSASGIEETIHKMEQMINESQIIMLPGGFSGGDEPDGSGKFIATTFRNPRIAEAVSRLLEQRDGLILGICNGFQALIKLGLVPYGKITEPSEEAPTLTFNTLGRHVSRMVYTRVASVKSPWLSGVEAGDLFTIPVSHGEGRFVASDAVMKQLIENGQVATQYVTPCGIPSGSVEWNPNGSDCAVEGITSPDGRVFGKMGHSERRGENLYRNVPGEKDQKVFESGVKYFG, encoded by the coding sequence ATGTCAAAGGTCATCAGAGTATTTGTAGAAAAAAAGCCCGGATTTGATGTTGCGGCGCAGCAGATGCGGAAGGATCTTGTGGAAAATCTGGGACTTAAAAACCTCGAAGAATTGCGGCTGATCAACCGTTATGATGTAGAGGGACTTTCCAGGGAGGATTTTGTACGCGCACGGGATCAGATTTTTTCTGAGCCCAATGTGGATAACGTTTATGAAGAAATCTATCCTGTGCCGGAGGGCTTTGAAATTTTTGCAATGGAATATCTGCCGGGACAGTATGATCAGCGTGCTGATTCCGCTGCCCAGTGTGTTCAGCTTTTAACCCAAGGAGAGCGGCCGCAGGTCGTAACTGCTCGTGTGGTTGCGGTTAAGGGAAAGCTTTCTCAAGAAGACCTTGATAAAATCAAATCCTATATGGTAAACCCTGTCGAAAGTCGTTTAGCTTCTCTCGAAAAGCCGGAAGATCTCAATCTTCGGGCAGAAGTTCCGGCAAATGTTGCTCGAGTGACGGGCTTTACAATATGGGACGAAGAGAAGCTTAAGGAATACTATGACTCCATGGGATTTGCCATGAGTTGGGAAGACCTTTGCTTTGTAAGGGATTATTTTAAGAAGGATGAAAAGAGAGATCCTTCCGTTACGGAGCTGAGGGTCATTGATACCTACTGGAGCGATCATTGCCGCCATACGACATTCAGCACTCGTCTAAAGAAGATCGACGTTCAAAAATCAGCGGTTAGTAAATCGATTGAAGAAGCGGTCAAGCTTTATTTTGATACTCGTAAAGAAGTATATGGAGACCGTGATAAAACGGTTTCTTTGATGGATATGGCCTGCATCGGAGCAAAAGCTTTAAAAAAGCGTGGCTTGATTCCGGATTTGGATGAGAGTGAAGAAATCAACGCCTGCTCGATCGAAGTTCCGGTCACGATTGACGGAAAAACTGAGCAGTGGTTGGTACAGTTTAAGAATGAGACCCATAATCATCCGACGGAAATTGAGCCTTTTGGCGGTGCGGCAACTTGCTTAGGCGGTGCAATCCGCGATCCGCTTTCCGGCAGAGCTTATGTTTATCAGGCGATGCGTGTTACCGGCAGCGGAGACCCCCGTACTCCGTTTGAGAAAACACTGCATGGAAAACTTCCGACACGAAAAATTACGACCGGTGCAGCCCAGGGCTATTCGTCTTATGGCAATCAGATTGGTCTTGCTACCGGACAGGTGCAGGAACTTTATGATCCCGGCTATGTTGCAAAGCGGATGGAAATCGGTGCTGTTATTGGGGCGTCTCCCAAGAAGAATGTCGTGAGAGAAGAGCCGCAAGCAGGTGATGTGATTGTTCTTTTGGGCGGCAGCACCGGCCGTGATGGAATCGGCGGCGCAACGGGATCTTCTAAGGCACATACAGAAGAAAGTGTAGAAGAGTGCGGTGCGGAAGTACAAAAAGGAAATCCGCCGACAGAACGAAAGCTGCAGAGAATGTTCCGCAGACCCGAAGTTTCTACGCTGATTAAACGCTGCAATGATTTTGGAGCCGGCGGCGTTTCGGTTGCAATCGGAGAGCTGGCCCCCGGATTAAAAATTGATCTTGATAAAGTACCGAAGAAATATGAGGGCCTTGATGGAACAGAACTGGCGATTTCCGAAAGCCAGGAACGCATGGCCGTCGTTTTAGCACCGGAAAATGTTGATGCATTTATTAAGGCTGCCGGAGAAGAAAACTTAAATGCTAAAATTGTGGCGGTCGTCACAGAAGAGCCGCGTTTGCAGATGTTGTGGCGCGGAGATGAGATCGTCAATATCACCCGTGCATTCTTGGATACGAACGGCGTTACACAGGAGACAGATGTAGAAATCTGTGCACCAAAGGGCGGAGATGATCTTTCGAAGGTAAAGGCAAACGCCTATCGCGAAATCGTTCCGCAGGAACTTTGCGGAAAGCCTCTTTCTGAAGCATTTGAAGAAAACCTCTGCCGCCTCAATGTTTGCAGCCAGAAAGGGCTTTCGGAACGCTTTGATTCTTCCATCGGCGCTGCAACAGTGTTGATGCCGTTTGCAGGAAAATTTCAGTTGACGCCGGAAGAAGCGATGGCAGCAAAACTGCCGGTAGAAGGTGAAACGGATGATGCTACGGCAATGGGCTATGGCTATATTCCGGGAATTTCAGAGTTTTCTCCGTTCCATGGAGCACAATGGGCAGTCGTAGAAAGCCTTTCGAAACTTTGCGCGATCGGTGCAGATCCATTAAAAGCACGGCTGACCTTTCAAGAATATTTCGGACGGATGACAGAAGACGCAAAACGCTGGGGAAAACCGACAGCAGCGCTTTTGGGCGCTTTGACCGCACAGTTGAAACTTGGACTGCCTTCCATCGGTGGAAAAGACAGCATGTCCGGTACTTTTGAAGACTTGGATGTTCCTCCGACTTTAGTAAGCTTTGCAGTTGCGATGACAAAAGCAAGCAAGACGATTTCGGCAGCATTACAAGGAGCCGGCCATAAATTGGTGCTGATTTCATTGCCGCAGGATTCCGAGACTGGATTGCTGCCCAATTTTAGCGGCATTCAAAAAGTTTATCAGACGGTTCATCAGATGATGGAAAAAGGAGAAGTCGTTTCCGCTTCCGTTGTCAAAGAAGGAGGCGCAGCAGCTTCTGTTGCAAAAGCTGCTTTTGGCAATAAGATCGGTGTTCGCTTTGCGAAAGAAGCCGAAAATGAAACACTTTTGTTCCGTCCGCACAGCGGAGACCTAATCTTGGAACTCAAAGAAAATATTTCTTTGCCGCAGGGGGCAGTTCTTCTTGGAGAGACCACAGAAGAGTCTGTAATCGAACTGCAGGGACAAAAGATGGAAATTGATTCTTTGATTTCCCACTGGATGGGAACTCTTGAGAAAATTTTCCCGAGTCATGCGAATGAACAGCCGGTTCAGTTTACAGTGCCGCTCTTTACACAACGCAATCAGAAAGCGCCGGCGATTAAAACGGCCAAGCCCAGAATCTTCATTCCGGTATTCCCTGGTACTAACTGTGAATATGATTCCGCAAAGGCATTTCGTCGCGCTGGCGGCGATCCTCGGGTATTAGTGGTTAAAAACCTTTCTGCTTCGGGAATTGAAGAGACAATCCATAAAATGGAGCAGATGATCAATGAAAGCCAGATTATTATGCTGCCAGGAGGATTTTCTGGTGGTGATGAACCGGATGGTTCCGGTAAATTTATTGCGACTACTTTCCGCAATCCGAGAATTGCAGAAGCAGTTTCTCGCTTGCTGGAGCAGCGGGATGGCTTGATCTTGGGAATCTGCAATGGGTTCCAGGCGTTGATTAAGCTGGGACTTGTTCCATATGGAAAAATTACGGAGCCCAGCGAGGAAGCTCCAACCCTGACTTTTAATACGCTGGGCAGACATGTTTCCCGAATGGTTTATACGCGTGTTGCCAGTGTAAAAAGCCCATGGCTGTCGGGGGTAGAGGCAGGAGATTTGTTTACGATTCCTGTTTCTCATGGAGAAGGACGTTTTGTAGCAAGCGATGCTGTGATGAAGCAGCTGATTGAAAATGGACAGGTTGCTACACAGTATGTAACGCCATGCGGAATTCCTTCTGGGAGCGTCGAATGGAACCCCAATGGTTCTGATTGTGCAGTTGAAGGCATCACCAGCCCCGATGGCCGTGTGTTTGGAAAAATGGGCCATTCTGAGCGCAGAGGAGAAAACCTTTATCGGAATGTTCCGGGAGAAAAAGATCAGAAAGTGTTTGAATCGGGTGTAAAGTATTTTGGATAA
- the alr gene encoding alanine racemase: MDKYLKRTWAEIDLDAAEYNYHAIRSALHPGTKMCCVVKADAYGHGSEVLARLYEKLGADWLAVSNLEEAIQLRNEKVHLPILILGYTPPKMAGQLCALNISQALLSEEYAEALNQEAVRQGTTVRCHVKLDTGMSRIGFVYQQPERDGASLDAIERVCNLPGLIHEGIFTHFAVADEGEAGRAFTEHQFACFSGAIKELEKRGVTFRLHHCDNSAGVTEYPQMQLDMCRPGVILYGMQPSSALQNPLQLKPVMALKSVISLVKTLEADTPLSYGCTCRTKQKTVVATVPIGYADGYPRMLSNQGEVLVHGHRAKILGRVCMDQLMIDVTGIENVHADDEVILIGDEGKESISAAEIADLCKTINYEITCDINKRVSRVYLRNGKPVSVTNLIC, encoded by the coding sequence TTGGATAAGTATTTAAAACGTACTTGGGCAGAAATTGACCTGGATGCGGCAGAATATAATTATCATGCAATCCGCAGTGCACTGCATCCGGGGACTAAGATGTGCTGTGTCGTAAAGGCGGATGCTTATGGACATGGTTCCGAAGTGTTGGCTCGTCTTTATGAGAAACTGGGTGCTGATTGGCTGGCAGTTTCCAATTTGGAAGAGGCTATCCAGCTGCGAAACGAAAAAGTGCATCTGCCGATTTTGATTCTTGGCTATACGCCGCCTAAGATGGCGGGACAGCTTTGTGCTTTAAATATTTCACAGGCATTGCTTTCTGAAGAATATGCCGAAGCATTGAACCAAGAAGCGGTTCGGCAGGGGACAACCGTTCGCTGTCATGTAAAATTAGATACCGGCATGAGCCGAATTGGGTTTGTTTATCAGCAGCCTGAGCGCGATGGAGCTTCGCTCGACGCGATCGAGCGTGTCTGTAATCTGCCGGGTTTGATTCATGAGGGAATTTTTACCCATTTTGCAGTAGCGGATGAAGGAGAAGCAGGAAGAGCATTTACAGAGCATCAATTTGCATGCTTTTCCGGTGCAATTAAAGAACTGGAGAAGCGTGGAGTTACTTTTAGGCTTCACCATTGCGATAATTCGGCAGGTGTTACGGAATATCCGCAGATGCAGCTTGATATGTGCCGTCCGGGTGTAATCCTTTATGGAATGCAGCCTTCTTCTGCCCTACAGAATCCGCTGCAGTTAAAGCCGGTGATGGCGCTTAAAAGCGTAATTTCACTTGTCAAGACACTCGAAGCTGATACGCCGCTCAGCTATGGCTGTACCTGCAGAACAAAGCAAAAAACAGTGGTGGCAACCGTGCCGATCGGCTATGCAGATGGCTATCCTCGGATGCTCTCCAATCAAGGAGAAGTCTTGGTACATGGCCACCGAGCAAAGATTCTTGGAAGAGTCTGTATGGATCAGCTGATGATTGATGTAACCGGAATCGAAAATGTTCATGCGGATGATGAAGTGATACTGATTGGCGACGAAGGGAAAGAAAGTATTTCTGCAGCAGAGATTGCAGACCTTTGCAAGACAATCAATTATGAAATCACCTGTGATATCAATAAGCGGGTATCAAGGGTTTATCTGAGAAATGGAAAGCCAGTTTCCGTAACAAATCTTATTTGCTGA
- a CDS encoding ABC transporter ATP-binding protein, translated as MLTLKNVCKTFNKGTVNEKKALIGIDLHLNPGDFVTIIGGNGAGKSTLLNLVAGVFPCDSGSIVLGGTEVSRLPEFKRAKYLGRVFQDPMRGTAGDMGIEENLALAYRRGQRKTLRWGITKEERKLYQEKLKVLDLGLENRLTSKVGLLSGGQRQALTLLMATLQKPKLLLLDEHTAALDPKTAATVLNLTDEFIKRDKLTAMMVTHNMSDALKYGNRIIMMNEGTILFDIKEEEKKSLTVDDLLARFHTAQGAALTNDRMLLS; from the coding sequence ATGTTAACACTTAAAAATGTATGTAAAACATTTAATAAAGGAACCGTCAATGAAAAGAAAGCGCTAATTGGCATTGATCTCCATCTCAACCCTGGAGATTTTGTTACCATTATCGGCGGAAATGGTGCCGGAAAAAGCACCTTACTAAATTTAGTGGCAGGTGTTTTTCCCTGCGACAGTGGTTCGATTGTCTTGGGCGGCACAGAGGTTTCTCGTTTACCTGAGTTTAAACGTGCAAAATATCTTGGCCGTGTTTTTCAAGACCCGATGCGCGGTACTGCAGGCGACATGGGCATCGAAGAAAATCTTGCACTGGCTTATCGTCGTGGACAAAGGAAGACACTGCGCTGGGGCATCACAAAAGAAGAGCGCAAACTCTATCAGGAAAAATTAAAAGTATTAGATTTGGGACTGGAAAATCGTTTGACCAGCAAGGTCGGTCTTCTTTCCGGCGGGCAACGTCAGGCGCTGACTCTTTTGATGGCGACCCTACAAAAGCCCAAGCTTTTGCTTTTAGACGAACATACAGCAGCACTTGACCCTAAAACAGCTGCAACTGTTTTAAATCTAACAGACGAATTTATTAAACGAGATAAACTTACCGCCATGATGGTCACACACAACATGAGCGATGCTCTTAAATATGGCAACCGGATTATCATGATGAATGAGGGAACGATCCTCTTTGACATCAAAGAAGAGGAGAAAAAATCTCTTACTGTCGATGATCTTTTAGCACGCTTTCATACTGCTCAAGGTGCAGCGCTTACAAATGACCGCATGCTGCTCTCTTAA
- a CDS encoding ABC transporter permease: MDISNLLGAVHGAAAQGILWGIMTLGVYITFRVLDFADLTVDGSFATGGAISAILTAKGMDPFLSLLVALLGGMVCGFLTGFLNTKMKIPGILAGILTMTALYSINLHIMGDKANIPLLGVDTVDMKVEAMLPGVSKYNCELLLGGIIAAIIIALMYWFFGTEIGCSIRATGNNPYMVRSLGVNTDTMTILALVLSNGLVGLSGALVAQVQGFGDVSMGIGTVVIGLASVIIGEVLLGHHLSFIARLIAMLGGSVVYRIIIALVLFMGLKSQDMKLLSSIIVALALFFPTLKKKVQIWSARRKEKLPPPLVPDRAVEDSIDDSDKDPDEIDQKE, encoded by the coding sequence ATGGATATTTCAAACTTACTGGGTGCCGTTCACGGCGCAGCCGCGCAGGGAATTTTATGGGGCATCATGACTTTAGGCGTTTACATTACCTTTCGGGTACTGGATTTTGCCGATCTGACGGTAGATGGGTCTTTCGCGACCGGCGGTGCAATTTCTGCCATTTTAACCGCAAAGGGCATGGACCCGTTCTTGTCGCTTTTGGTGGCACTTCTGGGTGGAATGGTCTGCGGATTTTTAACAGGTTTTCTCAATACCAAAATGAAAATCCCGGGGATCTTAGCTGGCATTCTTACTATGACTGCTCTTTATTCCATTAACCTGCACATTATGGGAGATAAGGCAAATATTCCGCTTTTAGGCGTTGATACCGTTGATATGAAGGTCGAAGCAATGCTGCCCGGCGTTTCCAAATATAATTGTGAACTGCTTCTCGGCGGTATTATTGCCGCAATTATCATTGCTTTGATGTATTGGTTTTTCGGTACCGAAATCGGCTGCTCTATCCGCGCTACCGGCAACAATCCCTACATGGTACGTTCTTTGGGCGTCAACACAGACACCATGACCATTCTGGCATTGGTCCTCTCCAACGGTCTTGTGGGTCTTTCCGGTGCCCTTGTCGCACAGGTACAGGGGTTTGGTGATGTCAGCATGGGAATTGGTACCGTCGTAATCGGTCTTGCCTCTGTCATTATCGGTGAAGTATTGCTCGGACATCACCTCAGCTTTATTGCACGGCTCATCGCTATGCTGGGAGGTTCTGTTGTTTACCGTATCATTATTGCTTTGGTTCTCTTTATGGGCCTCAAATCACAGGACATGAAACTGCTTTCTTCCATCATCGTGGCACTGGCACTTTTCTTCCCAACATTGAAAAAGAAAGTCCAAATATGGTCTGCACGCCGCAAGGAAAAACTTCCGCCGCCGCTTGTCCCTGACCGCGCAGTGGAAGACAGCATTGATGATTCGGATAAAGATCCGGACGAAATTGATCAAAAAGAGTGA
- a CDS encoding ABC transporter substrate-binding protein, which translates to MKKFHKILAGMMAAVCAVSMTACGGNSSSSATTSGTATSTANGKTYTIGVAQLMTHPAMDASLKGFKEALEDEGFKEGVNVTYDVQNAQGEQSNCATIANTFANKKPDLVLAIATPAAQAVAKVITDTPVLITAVTDPAESKLVASNEAPGKNVSGTSDKTPVKEQIDLIKEIVPNVETIGIMYCSSETNSQIQAGWAKEACDALGIKSQEFTVSNSNEIQQVAQSMVGKVQAVYIPTDNMLASGMKNVAAITNQNKLPVIVGESGMVSNGGLCTVGINYEELGKQTGKMAAKVLRGEAKVGEMPIEYQENYDISYNSATAKLLGITLPEKITKGQDVSSAS; encoded by the coding sequence ATGAAAAAGTTTCATAAGATTTTAGCTGGCATGATGGCTGCGGTATGTGCTGTTTCGATGACGGCATGCGGAGGAAACTCCAGCAGTTCTGCCACCACTTCCGGCACTGCTACTTCAACTGCGAACGGTAAAACTTATACAATCGGAGTTGCACAACTGATGACCCATCCTGCGATGGATGCTTCTCTCAAGGGGTTTAAAGAAGCGCTTGAAGACGAAGGCTTTAAAGAGGGCGTAAACGTTACTTACGATGTGCAGAATGCTCAAGGGGAACAATCAAACTGTGCAACAATCGCCAATACGTTTGCCAATAAAAAGCCGGATCTAGTCCTTGCGATTGCCACTCCTGCGGCACAGGCTGTTGCAAAGGTCATTACAGATACACCGGTTCTCATTACAGCGGTCACTGATCCAGCCGAATCCAAATTGGTTGCTTCCAACGAAGCGCCTGGAAAAAATGTTTCCGGAACCAGCGATAAAACGCCGGTTAAAGAACAGATTGACCTAATTAAAGAAATTGTTCCGAATGTTGAAACGATCGGGATTATGTATTGCTCCAGTGAAACAAACAGCCAGATTCAGGCAGGTTGGGCTAAAGAAGCCTGCGATGCTCTGGGAATCAAGTCTCAGGAATTTACGGTTTCCAATTCCAATGAAATTCAGCAAGTAGCACAGTCCATGGTTGGAAAAGTGCAGGCAGTCTACATTCCAACTGATAATATGCTGGCCTCCGGTATGAAAAACGTAGCAGCAATCACCAACCAAAATAAGCTGCCCGTTATCGTCGGCGAAAGCGGCATGGTTTCTAATGGAGGTTTGTGCACTGTTGGTATTAATTATGAAGAACTCGGCAAACAGACAGGCAAAATGGCAGCAAAGGTTTTGCGCGGTGAAGCAAAGGTCGGCGAAATGCCTATTGAATATCAGGAAAATTACGATATTTCCTACAACAGCGCTACTGCAAAACTGCTCGGTATTACACTGCCCGAAAAAATCACAAAAGGGCAAGATGTCTCCAGTGCTTCTTAA